A window of Streptomyces sp. N50 contains these coding sequences:
- a CDS encoding thiamine pyrophosphate-requiring protein has translation MTTKVSDHLLERLREWDVTHVFAYPGDGINGLLAAWGRAEDNPRFIQARHEEMSALEAVGYAKFSGKVGVCVATSGPGAIHLLNGLYDAKLDHVPVVAIVGQTNRSAMGGSYQQEVDLLSLYKDVASDFCEMVTVPEQLPNVIDRAMRTAMARRSVTAVIIPLDVQELDYAPPEHAFKMVPSSLGMPHSTVVPDDDDLRRAADVLNSGGKTAILIGQGARGARAEVKAVADRLGAGVAKALLGKDALDDDLPYVTGAIGLLGTKASYEMMRECDSLLVIGSSFPYAQFLPKFGKARGVQIDIDPHMVGLRYPFEVNLVGDAGATLRRLLPLLEQMDDPSWRVKIEANVARWWEVMERRAAVEADPVNPEYVVHALNGLLPDDVILSSDSGSAANWYARHLKLSGAMRGSLSGTLATMGAGVPYAIGAKFAHGDRPAIALVGDGAMQMNGMAELVTVAKYWQEWADPRLIVAVLNNRDLNQVTWEMRAMEGAPQFLPSQSIPDVAYADFARSLGLTGIRVEKPDEVTGAWESALAADRPCVLDFVTDPAVPPLPPHSTLEQIEAAASSVLKGDSDGTAMVRQGFKARIQDLLPGGRHSGHS, from the coding sequence GGCACGAGGAGATGTCCGCTCTGGAGGCCGTCGGCTACGCCAAGTTCTCCGGCAAGGTCGGTGTCTGCGTGGCCACTTCCGGGCCCGGCGCCATCCATCTCCTCAACGGCCTCTACGACGCGAAGCTCGACCACGTCCCCGTCGTCGCGATCGTCGGGCAGACCAACCGCAGTGCCATGGGCGGCAGTTACCAGCAGGAGGTCGATCTGCTGAGCCTGTACAAGGACGTGGCCTCCGACTTCTGCGAGATGGTCACCGTCCCGGAGCAACTGCCCAACGTCATCGACCGCGCCATGCGCACCGCCATGGCGCGCCGCTCGGTGACCGCGGTGATCATCCCGCTGGACGTCCAGGAACTCGACTACGCGCCGCCCGAGCACGCCTTCAAGATGGTGCCCTCCAGTCTGGGCATGCCGCACTCCACGGTGGTGCCGGACGACGACGATCTGCGGCGGGCCGCCGATGTGCTCAACTCCGGTGGAAAGACGGCCATTTTGATCGGGCAGGGTGCGCGAGGTGCCCGTGCGGAGGTGAAGGCGGTCGCCGACCGGCTCGGTGCCGGGGTCGCCAAAGCCCTGCTGGGCAAGGACGCGTTGGACGACGACCTGCCCTATGTCACCGGCGCCATCGGGTTGTTGGGCACCAAAGCGTCGTACGAGATGATGCGCGAGTGCGACTCGCTGCTGGTGATCGGCTCGTCGTTCCCCTACGCGCAGTTCCTGCCGAAGTTCGGGAAGGCGCGGGGCGTGCAGATCGACATCGATCCGCACATGGTGGGGCTGCGCTATCCCTTCGAGGTGAATCTCGTCGGTGACGCCGGGGCGACGCTGCGCCGGCTGCTGCCGTTGCTGGAGCAGATGGACGACCCGTCGTGGCGGGTCAAGATCGAGGCCAACGTGGCCCGTTGGTGGGAGGTCATGGAACGGCGGGCCGCCGTCGAGGCCGATCCGGTCAACCCCGAGTACGTCGTGCACGCGCTCAACGGGCTGCTCCCGGACGATGTGATCCTGTCCTCCGACTCCGGTTCGGCCGCCAACTGGTATGCCAGGCACCTGAAGTTGAGCGGTGCGATGCGGGGTTCGCTGTCGGGGACGCTCGCCACGATGGGTGCGGGGGTGCCGTATGCCATCGGTGCGAAGTTCGCGCACGGTGACCGGCCGGCCATCGCGCTCGTCGGGGACGGGGCGATGCAGATGAACGGCATGGCCGAGCTGGTCACCGTCGCCAAGTACTGGCAGGAGTGGGCGGATCCGCGGCTGATCGTCGCCGTACTGAACAACCGGGATCTGAATCAAGTGACTTGGGAGATGCGGGCCATGGAGGGAGCCCCGCAGTTCCTGCCCTCGCAGTCGATCCCGGACGTCGCCTACGCCGACTTCGCCCGCTCCCTGGGGCTGACCGGCATCCGGGTGGAGAAGCCGGACGAGGTGACCGGCGCCTGGGAGAGCGCGCTCGCGGCCGACCGGCCGTGCGTGCTGGACTTCGTGACCGACCCCGCCGTACCGCCGCTCCCGCCGCACTCGACCCTGGAGCAGATCGAGGCCGCCGCGTCCTCCGTCCTCAAGGGCGACAGCGATGGCACCGCCATGGTCAGGCAGGGGTTCAAGGCGAGGATCCAGGATCTGCTGCCCGGCGGACGGCACTCGGGCCATTCGTGA
- a CDS encoding Dps family protein translates to MTKEIKDLTPKYTVPGIQREAAGRLIGVLRQRLHSLNDLHLTLKHVHWNVVGPHFIAVHEMIDPQVDQVREMADDVAERIAALGGIAPGTPGTLVAERTWDDYSIGRADAIAHLGALNLVYTGLIEDVRAAVKEAGDIDPATEDLLIGQLRDLEQFQWFVRAHLESAGGTLATGDAHSESEAAAKGAELG, encoded by the coding sequence ATGACCAAGGAGATCAAGGACCTGACCCCGAAGTACACCGTTCCCGGGATCCAGCGCGAGGCCGCGGGCCGGTTGATCGGCGTGCTGCGGCAGCGGCTCCACTCGCTGAACGATCTCCACCTGACGTTGAAGCACGTGCACTGGAACGTCGTCGGGCCGCACTTCATCGCCGTGCACGAGATGATCGACCCGCAGGTCGACCAGGTACGCGAGATGGCCGACGACGTGGCCGAGCGCATCGCCGCGCTGGGCGGCATCGCGCCGGGCACGCCGGGCACGCTGGTGGCCGAGCGCACCTGGGACGACTACTCGATCGGGCGGGCCGACGCCATCGCGCATCTCGGCGCGCTCAACCTCGTCTACACGGGGCTGATCGAGGACGTCCGGGCCGCGGTCAAGGAGGCGGGCGACATCGACCCCGCCACCGAGGACCTGCTGATCGGACAGCTGCGCGACCTGGAGCAGTTCCAGTGGTTCGTGCGGGCGCACCTGGAGAGCGCGGGCGGCACGCTCGCCACCGGTGACGCGCACTCCGAGTCCGAGGCGGCCGCCAAGGGCGCCGAACTCGGCTGA
- a CDS encoding MarR family transcriptional regulator: protein MTVTSFHPRPEPDEVARVTSTAAELLEVLWGRASTAPASASQLRVLFILEHHEGINLRTLADHLASTPPSTSRLCDRLQAAGFVDREVSPTDRREVRLYLSSLGRSFLSDLRARRELALGAVLEQMPAAGRSALLTGLEAFCAVAAAQIHDHDDSSGSRTA, encoded by the coding sequence GTGACCGTGACGTCCTTCCACCCCCGCCCCGAACCCGACGAGGTCGCGCGCGTCACCTCTACGGCCGCGGAACTGCTGGAAGTCCTGTGGGGGCGCGCCTCGACGGCGCCCGCGTCCGCCTCGCAGCTGCGGGTCCTGTTCATCCTGGAACACCACGAGGGCATCAATCTGCGCACCCTCGCCGACCACCTCGCCTCGACCCCGCCGTCGACCAGCCGGCTGTGCGACCGGCTGCAGGCCGCCGGGTTCGTCGACCGCGAGGTGAGCCCCACGGACCGGCGCGAGGTGCGTCTGTACCTCAGCAGCCTGGGGCGTTCCTTCTTGTCGGACCTGCGGGCCCGGCGCGAGCTGGCGCTCGGGGCGGTGCTGGAGCAGATGCCGGCCGCCGGGCGCAGCGCGCTCCTCACCGGCCTCGAGGCGTTCTGTGCGGTGGCCGCGGCGCAGATACACGACCACGACGACTCCTCCGGCAGCCGTACCGCCTGA
- a CDS encoding PP2C family protein-serine/threonine phosphatase gives MNRFLAVERALRTAAPHELPDVVGRELGRLYGADSVDLLMADYGLTALQPVTDLPHTLPPVSVHNTPAGRAFGAQEAFVEGNLGDGSVRVHLPISVRGDRLGVLSVTLPGGEHVRECLPELTELAEVLGHEVLVAERDTDLYLRARRKDRLTLAAEMQWQLLPGRSCSRSEFDLGAQLEPAYAIHGDNFDWSATADHLTLYASNGMGEGIEASLLTNLTVNALRNARRAGIPLADQAALADQAVYAHYQGRSHMSVLMFDFDLTTGRARVVDAGSPQTMRLRDGVVERIEFDAQLPLGMFEETDYVEQDFLVEPGDRLLFVSDGVYAVASPKGEAYGDAALARAIQHTRLLPAAEVPRAVLRELTGHRGTPTPDDDALVVCLDWRGR, from the coding sequence GTGAACAGATTCCTGGCTGTCGAGCGCGCCCTGCGCACGGCGGCCCCCCATGAGCTGCCCGACGTCGTCGGCCGCGAACTGGGCAGGCTGTACGGAGCGGACTCCGTGGACCTGCTCATGGCCGACTACGGCCTGACCGCGCTCCAGCCGGTGACCGACCTGCCGCACACCCTGCCGCCGGTCTCCGTGCACAACACCCCGGCGGGCCGGGCCTTCGGCGCCCAAGAAGCCTTCGTGGAGGGCAACTTGGGCGACGGCAGCGTGCGCGTCCACCTGCCGATCAGCGTGCGCGGTGACCGTCTCGGCGTACTCTCGGTGACGCTGCCCGGCGGCGAGCACGTACGCGAGTGCCTGCCCGAACTGACCGAGCTGGCCGAGGTGTTGGGGCACGAGGTGCTGGTCGCCGAGCGCGACACGGACCTGTATCTGCGGGCCCGGCGCAAGGACCGGCTCACGCTGGCGGCGGAGATGCAGTGGCAGCTGCTGCCCGGCCGCTCGTGCTCGCGCTCCGAGTTCGACCTGGGCGCACAGCTGGAGCCCGCGTACGCGATCCACGGCGACAACTTCGACTGGTCCGCCACCGCCGACCACCTCACGCTCTACGCCTCGAACGGCATGGGCGAGGGCATAGAGGCATCCCTCCTGACGAACCTGACGGTCAACGCCCTGCGCAACGCGCGCCGGGCGGGCATCCCCCTCGCCGACCAGGCGGCGCTCGCGGACCAGGCCGTGTACGCCCACTACCAGGGCCGTAGCCATATGTCGGTGTTGATGTTCGACTTCGACCTCACCACCGGGCGGGCCCGGGTGGTGGACGCCGGATCGCCGCAGACGATGCGGCTGCGGGACGGAGTGGTGGAGCGGATCGAGTTCGACGCGCAGCTGCCGCTGGGCATGTTCGAGGAGACCGACTACGTCGAGCAGGACTTCCTGGTCGAGCCCGGGGACCGGCTCCTCTTCGTCAGTGACGGGGTGTACGCCGTCGCCTCGCCCAAGGGTGAGGCCTACGGCGACGCGGCGCTGGCGCGGGCGATCCAGCACACGAGGCTGCTGCCCGCCGCCGAGGTACCGCGGGCCGTGCTGCGCGAGCTGACCGGCCATCGCGGCACACCGACTCCCGACGACGACGCCTTGGTGGTGTGCCTGGACTGGCGGGGTCGGTGA